One Danio rerio strain Tuebingen ecotype United States chromosome 9, GRCz12tu, whole genome shotgun sequence genomic region harbors:
- the parp14rs3 gene encoding protein mono-ADP-ribosyltransferase PARP14 isoform X7: protein MEGRSLLLEGLPDDFHKLKPKLELYFRNKRRSGGEILHLREHEEDRRKALLDYLQEEDVNSFMKKCTSKQLQGRDIGVTRMERTDSVLLRGDLEPLSEDILTLYFNNKKRSGGGETQAFIWINRRNSAVLTFTNADDAYAVVEQKHSVSGTDVQAYLFYSSLQKALTGEKPNLTEISTKLKIPVSEDLLRFWESDERNRKQLESKAERLQAKVLMDSRAAAGEITLEMNISVNTLAALHIAPYWKTRTSRGIEAILSRFDTAELSVETEVWRRAEDACRRCKTADTALSYSENRSAVAIAGEKDQVRILSEQIRLLVENAAAELEQERNTVQIRLDNRETFELICEHLRGDLPQVDLSYDEEQQAVSLRGLKESVDSAQTLIRQAQQSFITHRIMLSAALQHFTQSVELRQLEGELLPKHTPARLLDCKDGLGLVLEKKHLQATEDRIRQILEEQVIQLSSGQCDEKWTRFLGSLQKQSSPGVSITTADTQITICGFSNAVAEAAGKVKRYLEQREPTTESVLLRSEREAEFVEACLRLSELPELQSLSATVLVHRTADGPRLKVTADKQHIQEAVEVVQKQLAAIIVEKHEYGRAGEAKILEKHRVAVRTKAQERRCGLFLSQKPPAASAPPLSFTHRIGKRMSLSITEGALQHLAADAFLCPLDSKLGFSDPVAQAVLRFRGESIADTCGTQKSPQPGDVLLGSAGRLGVGMLLLAVLPQKGQPQDSQRLQSAVCNSLRKAEEHSCSSIALPPVGCGTFGFSVTESCMAIRAAVLQISQSPLKNLRNVTIVAPDQRMLEEFNTRIQELGFPLQPVKRRRGSDRRVLINGVPILLKKGDITKEAADVIVNSTNKTLDLNTGVSGAILKAAGRSVVDECKKRAPLPAGGVLLTSAGDLQCRSIAQMVGPENITDITHSLGKILNLCEEKQATSLAIPAIGTGRGGFSPRDSMRAMLTALQTHLTEPNSSTLSRITVLALQQDTFQAFRHCFKEWNQPTHGKMPENQVKIRNTTIEVRKGSITTESVRGIVNTTNRDMSRRGGVSGAIFKAAGASVEQECRKHGPLQGDDAAVTAAGLLHCDLILHMLGPHSAAESRTRVRKVLERCEEKQITTVSFPAIGTGGGGVQPVDAATAMLQGFADHLTKSTSSVVKLIYIVIDRDNILQEFLNGLKTWRANTETSRDEDNEDEEDCSSSSDPEADEAVEVFLGPLTIRVSCGDITKVKVEAVVNSTNTSLNLSSGVSGAILKASGPTVVKECKAKAPQPEDGVVLTRAGNLTNCTHIVHMVGQTSRTGIRSSMAKVLKTCEENHIRSVSFPALGTGAGHLPAAAVADAMTTALADFVKDSPKHLNRVHIVIFQPKLLPDFQKAVRSCRRMMVSAGQVKVKPLPALCLARESAAVSFPVMEMEVYGTSRTQLAEVKSLLDDLLSEESESKDLQSRHIADLTESDAEAVVKLSRAGQVRVQMESLEQLTVSGRREEVLEAALKISLLLQEAQERAARGAAVQRLRDILSWEKLTGERWTPLDPSVSYDMELAFHRQQKSFQFQQDGEMFTVDFSCMELRCSAQETTRVRRSLRGDSDTAIIHPPPTWSKMDGRDWAVVTLQSHSEEYQRIEAEFVRSSKHPGVRPVQVQQIDRVQSQSQWQRYSVLKQAVDKKYPTQSNERLLYHGTTREISHKINKNGFNRSFCGRNAVAHGDGTYFARDAWYSCQDQYSSVDGSGLRCVYRARVVTGAMCKSRAGMKEPEPLDATDPQAGLHDCAVDSLQKPFIFVVFCDAGAYPEYLITFKSI, encoded by the exons ATGTGAACTCATTCATGAAGAAATGCACATCGAAGCAGCTCCAAGGGCGAGACATCGGGGTGACGCGGATGGAGCGGACTGATTCGGTCCTGCTTCGTGGAGATCTGGAGCCGCTCAGCGAAGACATTCTCACACTTTACTTTAACAACAAGAAGAGGAGCGGCGGAGGAGAAACGCAAGCCTTCATCTGGATCAACAGGAGGAACAGCGCCGTCCTCACCTTCACTAACGCTGACG ATGCGTATGCAGTGGTGGAACAAAAGCACAGTGTTAGCGGCACAGATGTTCAGGCTTACCTGTTCTACTCGAGTCTGCAAAAGGCTTTAACTGGAGAAAAACCGAATCTGACGGAGATCAGCACGAAGCTGAAGATTCCTGTCAGCGAAGACCTGCTGCGCTTCTGGGAGAGTGACGAGCGCAATCGCAAACAGCTGGAGAGCAAAGCGGAGCGGCTGCAGGCTAAAGTGCTGATGGACAGCAGAGCGGCGGCCGGAGAGATAACTCTGGAGATGAACATTAGTGTAAACACACTGGCGGCTCTGCACATCGCCCCCTACTGGAAGACCCGCACCTCCAGGGGAATAGAAGCCATCCTGAGTCGATTTGACACCGCGGAGCTGAGCGTGGAGACGGAGGTCTGGAGGAGAGCAGAGGATGCCTGCCGCCGCTGCAAGACAGCCGATACGGCACTCTCATACAGTGAAAACCGGTCTGCAGTCGCCATCGCTGGAGAAAAAGACCAGGTCAGGATCCTCTCAGAGCAGATCCGGCTGCTGGTGGAGAACGCAGCCGCAGAGCTGGAGCAGGAGAGAAACACGGTGCAGATCCGGCTGGACAACAGAGAGACGTTTGAGCTCATCTGCGAGCACCTGCGGGGGGATCTGCCACAGGTGGATCTGTCCTATGATGAGGAGCAGCAGGCGGTTTCCCTCCGAGGACTGAAGGAGAGCGTGGATTCAGCACAGACGCTCATCAGACAGGCTCAGCAGAGCTTCATCACGCACCGGATCATGCTTTCTGCTGCTCTCCAACACTTCACACAATCGGTGGAGCTCCGACAGCTGGAGGGAGAACTCCTGCCCAAACACACCCCGGCCCGACTGCTGGACTGCAAGGACGGTCTGGGGCTCGTGCTGGAGAAGAAACACCTGCAGGCCACCGAGGACAGAATCAGGCAGATTCTGGAGGAGCAGGTTATCCAGCTGTCCTCAGGTCAGTGTGATGAGAAATGGACACGCTTCCTCGGGAGTCTACAGAAGCAGAGCTCTCCCGGCGTCAGCATCACGACCGCAGACACACAGATCACCATCTGCGGATTCTCCAATGCCGTCGCTGAGGCTGCAGGAAAGGTAAAGCGTTACCTGGAGCAGCGGGAGCCCACAACCGAGAGCGTCCTGCTGAGATCTGAGCGAGAGGCTGAGTTTGTGGAGGCCTGTCTGCGTCTGTCTGAACTCCCAGAGCTCCAGAGCCTCAGCGCCACAGTCCTCGTCCACAGAACAGCAGACGGTCCTCGCCTTAAGGTGACGGCGGACAAACAGCACATCCAGGAGGCTGTCGAAGTCGTGCAGAAGCAGCTGGCGGCCATTATTGTAGAGAAACACGAGTATGGCAGAGCAGGAGAAGCAAAGATTCTGGAAAAACACCGGGTCGCTGTGAGGACGAAGGCACAGGAAAGACGCTGTGGATTGTTCTTATCACAGAAACCCCCAGCGGCCTCGGCACCGCCACTGAGCTTCACACACAGAATAGGCAAACGCATGAGTCTGAGCATCACTGAAGGAGCCCTGCAGCACCTCGCGGCCGACGCCTTTCTCTGCCCGCTGGACAGCAAGCTGGGCTTCAGTGACCCCGTCGCTCAGGCTGTTCTCCGCTTCAGGGGTGAATCCATCGCAGACACGTGTGGAACTCAGAAAAGTCCTCAGCCTGGAGACGTGCTGCTCGGCTCCGCAGGGAGACTCGGTGTCGGGATGCTGCTGTTGGCTGTGCTGCCGCAAAAGGGTCAGCCTCAGGACTCTCAGCGGCTTCAGTCCGCCGTCTGCAACAGTCTGCGGAAAGCAGAGGAACACTCCTGCTCCTCCATCGCCCTTCCGCCAGTCGGCTGTGGAACCTTTGGGTTTTCTGTCACAGAAAGCTGCATGGCGATCCGAGCCGCGGTTCTGCAGATCTCTCAGAGTCCCCTGAAAAACCTTAGAAACGTCACTATAGTGGCTCCAGACCAGAGGATGCTGGAGGAGTTCAACACACGGATCCAGGAGCTG GGATTTCCTCTACAGCCTGTGAAGCGTAGACGCGGATCAGACAGGAGAG TGCTGATCAATGGTGTGCCGATACTCCTCAAGAAGGGCGACATCACCAAAGAGGCGGCGGATGTTATAGTGAACTCGACCAACAAGACTCTAGATCTGAACACAG GTGTTTCTGGAGCCATCCTCAAAGCTGCTGGGAGATCAGTTGTTGACGAGTGTAAAAAGCGAG ctcctCTACCGGCAGGTGGTGTGCTCCTGACCTCTGCTGGAGATCTTCAGTGCCGCAGCATTGCTCAGATGGTTGGACCGGAGAACATCACAGACATCACACACTCTCTGGGGAAAATCCTGAACCTCTGTGAGGAGAAACAGGCCACGAGTCTCGCTATTCCTGCTATCGGAACAG GGCGCGGAGGCTTCAGCCCCAGAGACTCGATGCGGGCGATGCTGACGGCGCTGCAGACACACCTGACGGAGCCCAACTCCTCCACCCTCAGCAGAATCACTGTGCTGGCCCTGCAGCAGGACACCTTCCAGGCCTTTCGCCACTGCTTTAAAGAGTGGAACCAG CCCACACACGGCAAGATGCCCGAGAATCAAG TCAAAATCAGAAATACCACAATCGAGGTGAGGAAGGGCAGCATCACGACTGAAAGCGTGCGAGGAATCGTCAACACCACCAACAGAGACATGAGTCGGAGAGGAG GTGTTTCAGGTGCCATATTTAAAGCAGCAGGAGCGTCTGTGGAGCAGGAGTGTCGAAAACACG gccCTCTGCAGGGTGATGACGCCGCAGTGACTGCCGCTGGACTCCTGCACTGTGACCTGATCCTCCACATGCTCGGCCCACACTCTGCCGCAGAGAGCCGGACACGCGTGAGGAAGGTTCTGGAGCGCTGCGAGGAGAAGCAGATCACCACCGTCTCCTTTCCGGCCATTGGCACTG gaGGTGGAGGTGTTCAGCCTGTAGATGCGGCCACTGCGATGCTGCAGGGCTTTGCGGATCACCTGACTAAAAGCACCTCATCGGTGGTCAAGCTCATCTACATCGTGATCGACCGCGACAACATCTTGCAGGAGTTCCTGAATGGCCTTAAAACCTGGAGAGCAAACACAGAG acCAGCAGAGATGAAGACAATGAAGATGAAGAGGACTGCAGCTCCTCATCTGATCCAGAAGCTGACG AGGCAGTGGAGGTGTTTCTGGGCCCGCTGACCATCAGGGTGTCCTGTGGAGACATCACCAAGGTGAAGGTGGAGGCCGTGGTCAACAGCACCAACACAAGCCTCAACCTCAGCTCAG GTGTCTCAGGTGCGATTCTCAAAGCATCTGGACCAACAGTGGTCAAGGAGTGTAAAGCCAAAG CGCCTCAGCCTGAGGACGGTGTGGTCCTGACCAGAGCTGGAAACCTGACCAACTGCACACACATCGTCCACATGGTTGGACAGACCAGCAGGACGGGCATCCGCAGCTCCATGGCTAAAGTGCTGAAGACCTGTGAGGAGAACCACATCCGGTCGGTCTCGTTCCCGGCTCTGGGAACAG GAGCTGGACATCTGCCCGCAGCCGCAGTCGCTGACGCAATGACCACAGCTCTGGCTGACTTCGTGAAGGACTCGCCCAAACATCTGAACCGTGTCCACATCGTGATCTTCCAGCCGAAACTGCTGCCCGACTTCCAGAAGGCCGTGAGGAGCTGCAGGAGGATGATGGTGTCAG CAGGTCAGGTCAAGGTCAAACCGCTGCCGGCTCTGTGTCTAGCGAGGGAATCGGCTGCGGTGTCGTTCCCTGTGATGGAGATGGAGGTGTACGGGACGTCCAGAACACAGCTGGCGGAGGTGAAGAGTCTGCTGGATGACCTGCTGTCGGAGGAGAGCGAGAGCAAAGATCTTCAGTCCAGACACATCGCAGACCTGACGGAGAGTGACGCCGAGGCCGTGGTGAAGCTGAGCCGGGCCGGGCAGGTCAGAGTGCAGATGGAGAGTCTGGAGCAGCTGACGGTGTCGGGCAGGAGGGAGGAGGTGCTGGAGGCCGCGCTGAAGATCAGCCTGCTGCTGCAGGAGGCGCAGGAGCGGGCGGCGCGCGGGGCGGCGGTGCAGCGGCTGCGGGACATTCTGAGCTGGGAGAAGCTCACAGGAGAACGCTGGACGCCGCTGGATCCCTCCGTCAGCTACGACATGGAGCTGGCCTTCCACCGCCAGCAGAAGAGCTTCCAGTTCCAGCAGGACGGAGAGATGTTCACGGTGGACTTCAGCTGCATGGAGCTCCGCTGCAGCGCACAGGAGACCACCAGGGTCAGGAGGAGTCTGCGGGGGGACTCGGACACGG CCATCATTCATCCTCCTCCAACATGGAGCAAAATGGACGGGCGTGATTGGGCAGTGGTCACCCTGCAGAGCCATTCAGAGGAATATCAGAGGATAGAGGCAGAGTTCGTGCGGTCCAGCAAGCACCCCGGCGTGCGTCCTGTACAGGTGCAGCAG attgaCAGGGTTCAGAGTCAGTCTCAGTGGCAGAGATACAGCGTGCTGAAGCAGGCCGTGGATAAGAAATACCCCACCCAGAGCAACGAGCGTCTGCTTTACCACGGCACCACCAGAGAGATCAGCCACAAGATCAACAAGAACGGCTTCAACCGCAGCTTCTGCGGGAGGAACG cTGTGGCTCACGGGGACGGCACATACTTCGCCCGGGACGCCTGGTACTCATGTCAGGACCAGTACTCGAGTGTGGACGGGTCGGGGCTGCGGTGTGTGTATCGGGCACGGGTGGTGACGGGTGCGATGTGTAAGAGCCGCGCGGGCATGAAGGAGCCAGAGCCGCTGGACGCCACAGACCCGCAGGCCGGACTCCACGACTGCGCCGTCGACAGCCTGCAGAAACCCTTCATATTCGTGGTGTTCTGCGACGCCGGAGCCTATCCTGAATACCTCATCACATTCAAGTCCATATAG
- the parp14rs3 gene encoding protein mono-ADP-ribosyltransferase PARP14 isoform X6 has protein sequence MEGRSLLLEGLPDDFHKLKPKLELYFRNKRRSGGEILHLREHEEDRRKALLDYLQEEDVNSFMKKCTSKQLQGRDIGVTRMERTDSVLLRGDLEPLSEDILTLYFNNKKRSGGGETQAFIWINRRNSAVLTFTNADDAYAVVEQKHSVSGTDVQAYLFYSSLQKALTGEKPNLTEISTKLKIPVSEDLLRFWESDERNRKQLESKAERLQAKVLMDSRAAAGEITLEMNISVNTLAALHIAPYWKTRTSRGIEAILSRFDTAELSVETEVWRRAEDACRRCKTADTALSYSENRSAVAIAGEKDQVRILSEQIRLLVENAAAELEQERNTVQIRLDNRETFELICEHLRGDLPQVDLSYDEEQQAVSLRGLKESVDSAQTLIRQAQQSFITHRIMLSAALQHFTQSVELRQLEGELLPKHTPARLLDCKDGLGLVLEKKHLQATEDRIRQILEEQVIQLSSGQCDEKWTRFLGSLQKQSSPGVSITTADTQITICGFSNAVAEAAGKVKRYLEQREPTTESVLLRSEREAEFVEACLRLSELPELQSLSATVLVHRTADGPRLKVTADKQHIQEAVEVVQKQLAAIIVEKHEYGRAGEAKILEKHRVAVRTKAQERRCGLFLSQKPPAASAPPLSFTHRIGKRMSLSITEGALQHLAADAFLCPLDSKLGFSDPVAQAVLRFRGESIADTCGTQKSPQPGDVLLGSAGRLGVGMLLLAVLPQKGQPQDSQRLQSAVCNSLRKAEEHSCSSIALPPVGCGTFGFSVTESCMAIRAAVLQISQSPLKNLRNVTIVAPDQRMLEEFNTRIQELGFPLQPVKRRRGSDRRVLINGVPILLKKGDITKEAADVIVNSTNKTLDLNTGVSGAILKAAGRSVVDECKKRAPLPAGGVLLTSAGDLQCRSIAQMVGPENITDITHSLGKILNLCEEKQATSLAIPAIGTGRGGFSPRDSMRAMLTALQTHLTEPNSSTLSRITVLALQQDTFQAFRHCFKEWNQPTHGKMPENQVKIRNTTIEVRKGSITTESVRGIVNTTNRDMSRRGGVSGAIFKAAGASVEQECRKHGPLQGDDAAVTAAGLLHCDLILHMLGPHSAAESRTRVRKVLERCEEKQITTVSFPAIGTGGGGVQPVDAATAMLQGFADHLTKSTSSVVKLIYIVIDRDNILQEFLNGLKTWRANTETSRDEDNEDEEDCSSSSDPEADAEAVEVFLGPLTIRVSCGDITKVKVEAVVNSTNTSLNLSSGVSGAILKASGPTVVKECKAKAPQPEDGVVLTRAGNLTNCTHIVHMVGQTSRTGIRSSMAKVLKTCEENHIRSVSFPALGTGAGHLPAAAVADAMTTALADFVKDSPKHLNRVHIVIFQPKLLPDFQKAVRSCRRMMVSAGQVKVKPLPALCLARESAAVSFPVMEMEVYGTSRTQLAEVKSLLDDLLSEESESKDLQSRHIADLTESDAEAVVKLSRAGQVRVQMESLEQLTVSGRREEVLEAALKISLLLQEAQERAARGAAVQRLRDILSWEKLTGERWTPLDPSVSYDMELAFHRQQKSFQFQQDGEMFTVDFSCMELRCSAQETTRVRRSLRGDSDTAIIHPPPTWSKMDGRDWAVVTLQSHSEEYQRIEAEFVRSSKHPGVRPVQVQQIDRVQSQSQWQRYSVLKQAVDKKYPTQSNERLLYHGTTREISHKINKNGFNRSFCGRNAVAHGDGTYFARDAWYSCQDQYSSVDGSGLRCVYRARVVTGAMCKSRAGMKEPEPLDATDPQAGLHDCAVDSLQKPFIFVVFCDAGAYPEYLITFKSI, from the exons ATGTGAACTCATTCATGAAGAAATGCACATCGAAGCAGCTCCAAGGGCGAGACATCGGGGTGACGCGGATGGAGCGGACTGATTCGGTCCTGCTTCGTGGAGATCTGGAGCCGCTCAGCGAAGACATTCTCACACTTTACTTTAACAACAAGAAGAGGAGCGGCGGAGGAGAAACGCAAGCCTTCATCTGGATCAACAGGAGGAACAGCGCCGTCCTCACCTTCACTAACGCTGACG ATGCGTATGCAGTGGTGGAACAAAAGCACAGTGTTAGCGGCACAGATGTTCAGGCTTACCTGTTCTACTCGAGTCTGCAAAAGGCTTTAACTGGAGAAAAACCGAATCTGACGGAGATCAGCACGAAGCTGAAGATTCCTGTCAGCGAAGACCTGCTGCGCTTCTGGGAGAGTGACGAGCGCAATCGCAAACAGCTGGAGAGCAAAGCGGAGCGGCTGCAGGCTAAAGTGCTGATGGACAGCAGAGCGGCGGCCGGAGAGATAACTCTGGAGATGAACATTAGTGTAAACACACTGGCGGCTCTGCACATCGCCCCCTACTGGAAGACCCGCACCTCCAGGGGAATAGAAGCCATCCTGAGTCGATTTGACACCGCGGAGCTGAGCGTGGAGACGGAGGTCTGGAGGAGAGCAGAGGATGCCTGCCGCCGCTGCAAGACAGCCGATACGGCACTCTCATACAGTGAAAACCGGTCTGCAGTCGCCATCGCTGGAGAAAAAGACCAGGTCAGGATCCTCTCAGAGCAGATCCGGCTGCTGGTGGAGAACGCAGCCGCAGAGCTGGAGCAGGAGAGAAACACGGTGCAGATCCGGCTGGACAACAGAGAGACGTTTGAGCTCATCTGCGAGCACCTGCGGGGGGATCTGCCACAGGTGGATCTGTCCTATGATGAGGAGCAGCAGGCGGTTTCCCTCCGAGGACTGAAGGAGAGCGTGGATTCAGCACAGACGCTCATCAGACAGGCTCAGCAGAGCTTCATCACGCACCGGATCATGCTTTCTGCTGCTCTCCAACACTTCACACAATCGGTGGAGCTCCGACAGCTGGAGGGAGAACTCCTGCCCAAACACACCCCGGCCCGACTGCTGGACTGCAAGGACGGTCTGGGGCTCGTGCTGGAGAAGAAACACCTGCAGGCCACCGAGGACAGAATCAGGCAGATTCTGGAGGAGCAGGTTATCCAGCTGTCCTCAGGTCAGTGTGATGAGAAATGGACACGCTTCCTCGGGAGTCTACAGAAGCAGAGCTCTCCCGGCGTCAGCATCACGACCGCAGACACACAGATCACCATCTGCGGATTCTCCAATGCCGTCGCTGAGGCTGCAGGAAAGGTAAAGCGTTACCTGGAGCAGCGGGAGCCCACAACCGAGAGCGTCCTGCTGAGATCTGAGCGAGAGGCTGAGTTTGTGGAGGCCTGTCTGCGTCTGTCTGAACTCCCAGAGCTCCAGAGCCTCAGCGCCACAGTCCTCGTCCACAGAACAGCAGACGGTCCTCGCCTTAAGGTGACGGCGGACAAACAGCACATCCAGGAGGCTGTCGAAGTCGTGCAGAAGCAGCTGGCGGCCATTATTGTAGAGAAACACGAGTATGGCAGAGCAGGAGAAGCAAAGATTCTGGAAAAACACCGGGTCGCTGTGAGGACGAAGGCACAGGAAAGACGCTGTGGATTGTTCTTATCACAGAAACCCCCAGCGGCCTCGGCACCGCCACTGAGCTTCACACACAGAATAGGCAAACGCATGAGTCTGAGCATCACTGAAGGAGCCCTGCAGCACCTCGCGGCCGACGCCTTTCTCTGCCCGCTGGACAGCAAGCTGGGCTTCAGTGACCCCGTCGCTCAGGCTGTTCTCCGCTTCAGGGGTGAATCCATCGCAGACACGTGTGGAACTCAGAAAAGTCCTCAGCCTGGAGACGTGCTGCTCGGCTCCGCAGGGAGACTCGGTGTCGGGATGCTGCTGTTGGCTGTGCTGCCGCAAAAGGGTCAGCCTCAGGACTCTCAGCGGCTTCAGTCCGCCGTCTGCAACAGTCTGCGGAAAGCAGAGGAACACTCCTGCTCCTCCATCGCCCTTCCGCCAGTCGGCTGTGGAACCTTTGGGTTTTCTGTCACAGAAAGCTGCATGGCGATCCGAGCCGCGGTTCTGCAGATCTCTCAGAGTCCCCTGAAAAACCTTAGAAACGTCACTATAGTGGCTCCAGACCAGAGGATGCTGGAGGAGTTCAACACACGGATCCAGGAGCTG GGATTTCCTCTACAGCCTGTGAAGCGTAGACGCGGATCAGACAGGAGAG TGCTGATCAATGGTGTGCCGATACTCCTCAAGAAGGGCGACATCACCAAAGAGGCGGCGGATGTTATAGTGAACTCGACCAACAAGACTCTAGATCTGAACACAG GTGTTTCTGGAGCCATCCTCAAAGCTGCTGGGAGATCAGTTGTTGACGAGTGTAAAAAGCGAG ctcctCTACCGGCAGGTGGTGTGCTCCTGACCTCTGCTGGAGATCTTCAGTGCCGCAGCATTGCTCAGATGGTTGGACCGGAGAACATCACAGACATCACACACTCTCTGGGGAAAATCCTGAACCTCTGTGAGGAGAAACAGGCCACGAGTCTCGCTATTCCTGCTATCGGAACAG GGCGCGGAGGCTTCAGCCCCAGAGACTCGATGCGGGCGATGCTGACGGCGCTGCAGACACACCTGACGGAGCCCAACTCCTCCACCCTCAGCAGAATCACTGTGCTGGCCCTGCAGCAGGACACCTTCCAGGCCTTTCGCCACTGCTTTAAAGAGTGGAACCAG CCCACACACGGCAAGATGCCCGAGAATCAAG TCAAAATCAGAAATACCACAATCGAGGTGAGGAAGGGCAGCATCACGACTGAAAGCGTGCGAGGAATCGTCAACACCACCAACAGAGACATGAGTCGGAGAGGAG GTGTTTCAGGTGCCATATTTAAAGCAGCAGGAGCGTCTGTGGAGCAGGAGTGTCGAAAACACG gccCTCTGCAGGGTGATGACGCCGCAGTGACTGCCGCTGGACTCCTGCACTGTGACCTGATCCTCCACATGCTCGGCCCACACTCTGCCGCAGAGAGCCGGACACGCGTGAGGAAGGTTCTGGAGCGCTGCGAGGAGAAGCAGATCACCACCGTCTCCTTTCCGGCCATTGGCACTG gaGGTGGAGGTGTTCAGCCTGTAGATGCGGCCACTGCGATGCTGCAGGGCTTTGCGGATCACCTGACTAAAAGCACCTCATCGGTGGTCAAGCTCATCTACATCGTGATCGACCGCGACAACATCTTGCAGGAGTTCCTGAATGGCCTTAAAACCTGGAGAGCAAACACAGAG acCAGCAGAGATGAAGACAATGAAGATGAAGAGGACTGCAGCTCCTCATCTGATCCAGAAGCTGACG CAGAGGCAGTGGAGGTGTTTCTGGGCCCGCTGACCATCAGGGTGTCCTGTGGAGACATCACCAAGGTGAAGGTGGAGGCCGTGGTCAACAGCACCAACACAAGCCTCAACCTCAGCTCAG GTGTCTCAGGTGCGATTCTCAAAGCATCTGGACCAACAGTGGTCAAGGAGTGTAAAGCCAAAG CGCCTCAGCCTGAGGACGGTGTGGTCCTGACCAGAGCTGGAAACCTGACCAACTGCACACACATCGTCCACATGGTTGGACAGACCAGCAGGACGGGCATCCGCAGCTCCATGGCTAAAGTGCTGAAGACCTGTGAGGAGAACCACATCCGGTCGGTCTCGTTCCCGGCTCTGGGAACAG GAGCTGGACATCTGCCCGCAGCCGCAGTCGCTGACGCAATGACCACAGCTCTGGCTGACTTCGTGAAGGACTCGCCCAAACATCTGAACCGTGTCCACATCGTGATCTTCCAGCCGAAACTGCTGCCCGACTTCCAGAAGGCCGTGAGGAGCTGCAGGAGGATGATGGTGTCAG CAGGTCAGGTCAAGGTCAAACCGCTGCCGGCTCTGTGTCTAGCGAGGGAATCGGCTGCGGTGTCGTTCCCTGTGATGGAGATGGAGGTGTACGGGACGTCCAGAACACAGCTGGCGGAGGTGAAGAGTCTGCTGGATGACCTGCTGTCGGAGGAGAGCGAGAGCAAAGATCTTCAGTCCAGACACATCGCAGACCTGACGGAGAGTGACGCCGAGGCCGTGGTGAAGCTGAGCCGGGCCGGGCAGGTCAGAGTGCAGATGGAGAGTCTGGAGCAGCTGACGGTGTCGGGCAGGAGGGAGGAGGTGCTGGAGGCCGCGCTGAAGATCAGCCTGCTGCTGCAGGAGGCGCAGGAGCGGGCGGCGCGCGGGGCGGCGGTGCAGCGGCTGCGGGACATTCTGAGCTGGGAGAAGCTCACAGGAGAACGCTGGACGCCGCTGGATCCCTCCGTCAGCTACGACATGGAGCTGGCCTTCCACCGCCAGCAGAAGAGCTTCCAGTTCCAGCAGGACGGAGAGATGTTCACGGTGGACTTCAGCTGCATGGAGCTCCGCTGCAGCGCACAGGAGACCACCAGGGTCAGGAGGAGTCTGCGGGGGGACTCGGACACGG CCATCATTCATCCTCCTCCAACATGGAGCAAAATGGACGGGCGTGATTGGGCAGTGGTCACCCTGCAGAGCCATTCAGAGGAATATCAGAGGATAGAGGCAGAGTTCGTGCGGTCCAGCAAGCACCCCGGCGTGCGTCCTGTACAGGTGCAGCAG attgaCAGGGTTCAGAGTCAGTCTCAGTGGCAGAGATACAGCGTGCTGAAGCAGGCCGTGGATAAGAAATACCCCACCCAGAGCAACGAGCGTCTGCTTTACCACGGCACCACCAGAGAGATCAGCCACAAGATCAACAAGAACGGCTTCAACCGCAGCTTCTGCGGGAGGAACG cTGTGGCTCACGGGGACGGCACATACTTCGCCCGGGACGCCTGGTACTCATGTCAGGACCAGTACTCGAGTGTGGACGGGTCGGGGCTGCGGTGTGTGTATCGGGCACGGGTGGTGACGGGTGCGATGTGTAAGAGCCGCGCGGGCATGAAGGAGCCAGAGCCGCTGGACGCCACAGACCCGCAGGCCGGACTCCACGACTGCGCCGTCGACAGCCTGCAGAAACCCTTCATATTCGTGGTGTTCTGCGACGCCGGAGCCTATCCTGAATACCTCATCACATTCAAGTCCATATAG